The Pseudanabaena yagii GIHE-NHR1 genome segment TGCCCATCAGTTGTACAAAATTGATGGGTTTCTGGGATCTGGGTCTGAAGCAATTGGTGTGCATCTTCGGGAGCCACAAAATCACCAGATGCATCACCCGAAATCGTATGGTTCTGAGCACCTGAGCGAGGAGATAAATCATATAAACTATTGCGCCATGAAGAATTCATCCCCACGATCGCCCCGTTTTGATCACTCACCCTCACAGGTAGAGGCAACTGATAAATGAGCGGCAACAATAATGAAGCCATGGCAGATTGATCAGTTTGTTCAGTTTTGATAATGGCTCTTAATAGGACAGAAACCTCTAAAACACCTGCAAATTTGCCATCACTATCTACCAAAGCCCATGTCTCCGCCGAATGCCGATATTGTGAAATTCTTTGCAGAAAATCAGCCACGGTCATCGAGAGAGAGATGGATGGCAATGGCTCAAGATCAATATTTTCTAAAGCGATCGCAGGGGCAACAAAAGTACAACTATCAGACTCATCTTGCCAATTTAATAAACAACGCGCACTAAATAAACCTTGAGGCAGCTCATTTGCATCCAGCACCACCACACTAGACCAACCCTTTTTCAGAAGGTTTAATGCTTCAGAAGTTCTGGTAGGCAGTCGGCAAATTGCCACCAGAGACTGTCCATATATTTCTAAAGACTGATTTAAGACGAGGGAGTCCATATGCTGAAACCCTTACAGGTTATTGTTAATTAAGTGTCACTTGTCACTGACGGCTGATACATTTCTATATATAGTACGATCATCAATCTCACATGATTTTGCTATTTAAGTGCGAAAATAAAGCTTAAGATAAACTTCGTGCCATTCAAACCACCAATAGCCTGTGCCTGTTTTGACTAATTTACAAGTATGCTGTTTGGTGGCAGAAACTGATGTCAACCAAACAAAATCAGATCTCGCAAAATTTTTGCCAGAGGATCGATACACCGTAACGGTTGTTTCGGACTTAGAATCTCTTGTAAGTTTATTGAAAAAAAACAAAAATGCACAAGATTGTTTAGTTATATTCAGAGATGTTGAGGCTGTTGTCGAGCACCTCGGTATGCTAAATATTTTTATGCCTACCATACTTGTTCTAGAAGATCTTTATGAACAAAGCGAACCTCATGAACAAAGCGAATCAAAAGACTTTTATAGAGCCAGTATCAGCATCAGCTTCGATCAGCTCCATGATTTACCAACCATTATCGATCAGGCGATCGCCACCTTTATTAAGATTTCTCCACAAGTTCGCCACCAAGTCTATGTCAATATTCCTGATACTCCAGTTTCTGAATCCTTAAGTGTCCAACAACAAAGACTAGCTGATAAACTCAATGAGCGATTAGGGTATTTGGGGGTGTATTACAAACGCGATTCACGGTTATTCCTACGCAACCTATCTCCCGAGGATAGGCAGGAGTATCTCGGACGCTTAAGAAGCATCTATCGATCCATCATATTGGAATATTTCTCCGAAAAAAATAATGATTTAAACCAGAAAATCGATGAATTCGTTAACCTCTCTTTTTTCGCAGATATTTCTGTCTCACAGGTTCTCGAAA includes the following:
- a CDS encoding circadian clock protein KaiA; translation: MPVLTNLQVCCLVAETDVNQTKSDLAKFLPEDRYTVTVVSDLESLVSLLKKNKNAQDCLVIFRDVEAVVEHLGMLNIFMPTILVLEDLYEQSEPHEQSESKDFYRASISISFDQLHDLPTIIDQAIATFIKISPQVRHQVYVNIPDTPVSESLSVQQQRLADKLNERLGYLGVYYKRDSRLFLRNLSPEDRQEYLGRLRSIYRSIILEYFSEKNNDLNQKIDEFVNLSFFADISVSQVLEIHMELMDEFAKQLRLEGRNDEILLDYRITLIDMIAHLCELYRRSIPRS